In Paramisgurnus dabryanus chromosome 7, PD_genome_1.1, whole genome shotgun sequence, the following are encoded in one genomic region:
- the LOC135770010 gene encoding uncharacterized protein isoform X1 has translation MHEESYVERNWTDSETKALLSIRATEDISQQISGTVRDSLIYGEIARLLRAQGIQRSQRQVTTKLKTLKKKFMKIHEHHKNSGLSKVYWSYYDLCKSIWGTRRPVKPSVPHTNVKLEEPQSTCVEDTRSTVIEVSIINDEGTHVTPQGSYLEYLQNSPAYLPLESLKKVSRNFPELVTQPPCKKAKTDHIPESIRDEAALHVSDDREYEERLRKEAKEEQKEERANLMTMWKEMMEFQGNLLKEFIHHPSVPTPVPCHKRAHYNQSSSSFPSTSTNYMAPYDSPGMETENESAISQEEAEEKYVPSEIPVVLDTPPVNCANDSQSNVTFAPSPPPSQSTEKADLKMSVLRRQEKVLKLQEEYYSLKIKYLKDKMARDQEQNNKGELFC, from the exons ATGCACGAAGAATCGTACGTAGAAAGAAACTGGACGGACTCCGAGACGAAAGCGTTGTTGAGCATCCGAGCAACCGAAGATATTAGTCAGCAAATCAGCGGAACCGTTCGTGATTCCCTTATTTACGGCGAAATCGCGAGGCTCCTCCGGGCGCAGGGGATACAGAGGAGTCAGCGGCAGGTCACCACAAAACTGAAAACACTAAAGAAGAAATTTATGAAAATCCACGAGCATCATAAAAACAGCGGCCTCAGCAAAGTTTACTGGAGTTACTATGATCTTTGCAAGTCCATATGGGGTACCAGACGCCCCGTGAAACCGTCAGTGCCTCATACTAACGTAAAACTGGAAGAACCTCAAAGTACATGCGTCGAGGATACCAGATCCACTGTCATTGAGGTATCGATCATAAATGACGAGGGGACGCATGTCACGCCTCAAG GTTCCTACCTGGAATATTTACAAAATTCTCCAGCTTATCTTCCCTTGGAAAGTCTCAAGAAAGTTTCCCGAAATTTTCCAGAATTAG ttaCTCAACCTCCATGCAAAAAGGCCAAAACTGACCACATTCCTGAATCCATACGGGACGAAGCAGCTCTTCATGTCTCAGATGATAGAGAGTATGAGGAAAGGTTGCGTAAAGAAGCCAAGGAGGAACAGAAGGAAGAAAGGGCAAATCTGATGACTATGTGGAAAGAAATGATGGAGTTCCAGGGGAACCTATTAAAGGAATTTATACACCACCCGTCCGTGCCTACACCCGTGCCTTGCCACAAACGTGCTCATTACAACCAAAGTTCCTCTTCATTTCCAAGCACCAGCACAAACTACATGGCACCATATGACTCACCTGG AATGGAAACTGAAAACGAAAGTGCGATTTCGCAGGAGGAAGCGGAGGAGAAATACGTTCCATCTGAGATTCCTGTCGTCTTGGACACTCCACCTGTGAACTGTGCCAATGACAGCCAATCGAATGTCACATTTGCTCCTTCACCTCCACCCTCACAATCGACAGAAAAGGCAGATCTCAAGATGTCAGTGTTACGCAGACAAGAGAAAGTCTTAAAGCTACAGGAAGAATATTATTCGCTGAAAATCAAATACCTGAAAGATAAGATGGCCAGAGATCAGGAACAGAATAATAAAGGAGAACTCTTTTGTTGA
- the LOC135770010 gene encoding uncharacterized protein isoform X3: MPRATSKVWIHFTPAIVEGKTVYICKYCAKAYVRNATKLQRHVDKCIKGSEAAIPGESSFTDIQSSYLEYLQNSPAYLPLESLKKVSRNFPELVTQPPCKKAKTDHIPESIRDEAALHVSDDREYEERLRKEAKEEQKEERANLMTMWKEMMEFQGNLLKEFIHHPSVPTPVPCHKRAHYNQSSSSFPSTSTNYMAPYDSPGMETENESAISQEEAEEKYVPSEIPVVLDTPPVNCANDSQSNVTFAPSPPPSQSTEKADLKMSVLRRQEKVLKLQEEYYSLKIKYLKDKMARDQEQNNKGELFC; encoded by the exons ATGCCACGTGCGACATCTAAAGTGTGGATTCATTTCACCCCAGCTATTGTTGAAGGAAAGACTGTGTACATTTGCAAATACTGTGCAAAGGCCTATGTTAGGAATGCCACAAAGCTGCAGCGACATGTAGACAAGTGCATAAAGGGCTCAGAAGCAGCAATCCCAGGCGAGAGCTCCTTTACTGACattcaaa GTTCCTACCTGGAATATTTACAAAATTCTCCAGCTTATCTTCCCTTGGAAAGTCTCAAGAAAGTTTCCCGAAATTTTCCAGAATTAG ttaCTCAACCTCCATGCAAAAAGGCCAAAACTGACCACATTCCTGAATCCATACGGGACGAAGCAGCTCTTCATGTCTCAGATGATAGAGAGTATGAGGAAAGGTTGCGTAAAGAAGCCAAGGAGGAACAGAAGGAAGAAAGGGCAAATCTGATGACTATGTGGAAAGAAATGATGGAGTTCCAGGGGAACCTATTAAAGGAATTTATACACCACCCGTCCGTGCCTACACCCGTGCCTTGCCACAAACGTGCTCATTACAACCAAAGTTCCTCTTCATTTCCAAGCACCAGCACAAACTACATGGCACCATATGACTCACCTGG AATGGAAACTGAAAACGAAAGTGCGATTTCGCAGGAGGAAGCGGAGGAGAAATACGTTCCATCTGAGATTCCTGTCGTCTTGGACACTCCACCTGTGAACTGTGCCAATGACAGCCAATCGAATGTCACATTTGCTCCTTCACCTCCACCCTCACAATCGACAGAAAAGGCAGATCTCAAGATGTCAGTGTTACGCAGACAAGAGAAAGTCTTAAAGCTACAGGAAGAATATTATTCGCTGAAAATCAAATACCTGAAAGATAAGATGGCCAGAGATCAGGAACAGAATAATAAAGGAGAACTCTTTTGTTGA
- the LOC135770010 gene encoding uncharacterized protein isoform X2: MHEESYVERNWTDSETKALLSIRATEDISQQISGTVRDSLIYGEIARLLRAQGIQRSQRQVTTKLKTLKKKFMKIHEHHKNSGLSKVYWSYYDLCKSIWGTRRPVKPSVPHTNVKLEEPQSTCVEDTRSTVIEVSIINDEGTHVTPQVTQPPCKKAKTDHIPESIRDEAALHVSDDREYEERLRKEAKEEQKEERANLMTMWKEMMEFQGNLLKEFIHHPSVPTPVPCHKRAHYNQSSSSFPSTSTNYMAPYDSPGMETENESAISQEEAEEKYVPSEIPVVLDTPPVNCANDSQSNVTFAPSPPPSQSTEKADLKMSVLRRQEKVLKLQEEYYSLKIKYLKDKMARDQEQNNKGELFC; encoded by the exons ATGCACGAAGAATCGTACGTAGAAAGAAACTGGACGGACTCCGAGACGAAAGCGTTGTTGAGCATCCGAGCAACCGAAGATATTAGTCAGCAAATCAGCGGAACCGTTCGTGATTCCCTTATTTACGGCGAAATCGCGAGGCTCCTCCGGGCGCAGGGGATACAGAGGAGTCAGCGGCAGGTCACCACAAAACTGAAAACACTAAAGAAGAAATTTATGAAAATCCACGAGCATCATAAAAACAGCGGCCTCAGCAAAGTTTACTGGAGTTACTATGATCTTTGCAAGTCCATATGGGGTACCAGACGCCCCGTGAAACCGTCAGTGCCTCATACTAACGTAAAACTGGAAGAACCTCAAAGTACATGCGTCGAGGATACCAGATCCACTGTCATTGAGGTATCGATCATAAATGACGAGGGGACGCATGTCACGCCTCAAG ttaCTCAACCTCCATGCAAAAAGGCCAAAACTGACCACATTCCTGAATCCATACGGGACGAAGCAGCTCTTCATGTCTCAGATGATAGAGAGTATGAGGAAAGGTTGCGTAAAGAAGCCAAGGAGGAACAGAAGGAAGAAAGGGCAAATCTGATGACTATGTGGAAAGAAATGATGGAGTTCCAGGGGAACCTATTAAAGGAATTTATACACCACCCGTCCGTGCCTACACCCGTGCCTTGCCACAAACGTGCTCATTACAACCAAAGTTCCTCTTCATTTCCAAGCACCAGCACAAACTACATGGCACCATATGACTCACCTGG AATGGAAACTGAAAACGAAAGTGCGATTTCGCAGGAGGAAGCGGAGGAGAAATACGTTCCATCTGAGATTCCTGTCGTCTTGGACACTCCACCTGTGAACTGTGCCAATGACAGCCAATCGAATGTCACATTTGCTCCTTCACCTCCACCCTCACAATCGACAGAAAAGGCAGATCTCAAGATGTCAGTGTTACGCAGACAAGAGAAAGTCTTAAAGCTACAGGAAGAATATTATTCGCTGAAAATCAAATACCTGAAAGATAAGATGGCCAGAGATCAGGAACAGAATAATAAAGGAGAACTCTTTTGTTGA
- the pigu gene encoding phosphatidylinositol glycan anchor biosynthesis class U protein has product MAAPLTLLLIVAVTIRAVLFRSTLAELISERVEVVSPLNAWKRVVEGLALLDLGVSPYSGDVFHETPLIIYLFHFVVDYAEIVFIIADCITAVALYLSIQTYNKNVFRKQKYALESDRYPHDCLELLRSPKEMFYIPLKVAMFYLLNPFTILSCVAKSTCGLNNAVIALFILCTLKGSVLLSGIFLALATYQSIYPMTLFAPALLFFLQRLYIPVNLQRSSFWFFTLQYVFVYVGSLVVITGLSFFLLGSWDFIPSVYGFILSVPDLTPNIGLFWYFFAEMFEHFRYFFICVFQINVFFYTIPLSIKLKEHPVFLIFMQIAVISILKSYPTVGDVALYMAFLPAWNHLYRFLRNIFLVSCVLLACSALFPVLWHLWIYAGSANSNFYYAITLLFNVGQILLVSDYFYAYLRREHHLTHGLYLKKKDGTEATLVLK; this is encoded by the exons ATGGCGGCTCCTTTAACACTGCTGCTAATAGTGGCTGTTACAATAAGAGCTGTTTTGTTCCGATCCACTTTGGCAGAATTAATTTCGGAGAGGGTTGAGGTGGTGTCGCCATTGAATGCGTGGAAACGAG TTGTGGAGGGTCTTGCCTTGTTGGATCTGGGGGTCTCACCTTACTCAGGAGATGTGTTTCATGAA ACTCCACTTATCATATATCTCTTTCATTTTGTGGTCGACTATGCAGAGATCGTTTTCATT ATAGCAGATTGTATAACAGCAGTGGCTCTATATCTGTCAATCCAGACTTATAATAAGAATGTG TTTAGAAAACAGAAGTACGCATTGGAATCGGATCGGTATCCACATGACTGCCTGGAGCTTCTACGCTCGCCCAAAGAGATGTTCTACATCCCTCTCAAGGTTGCCATGTT TTATCTGTTAAACCCCTTCACTATCCTGTCTTGTGTGGCGAAGTCGACATGCGGATTAAACAATGCCGTTATTGCGCTCTTCATTCTCTGTACATTAAAAG GTAGTGTCTTGTTGAGCGGGATATTTTTGGCATTGGCCACATATCAGTCTATCTATCCTATGACCCTGTTTGCTCCGGCTCTACTGTTTTTCCTGCAG AGGTTGTATATCCCGGTGAACCTGCAGAGAAGTAGCTTTTGGTTCTTCACGCTACAGTATGTCTTCGTATATGTGGGCAGCTTGGTGGTCATCACTGGACTCTCCTTTTTTCTTCTGGGCTCTTGGGATTTCATCCCTTCTGTTTATGGATTCAT TCTGTCCGTTCCAGATCTTACTCCAAACATCGGACTCTTCTGGTATTTCTTCGCAGAGATGTTCGAACACTTCCGTTACTTTTTCATCTGCGTCTTCCAGATCAACGTCTTTTTTTACACCATCCCTCTTTCCATTAAACTCAA GGAACATCCAGTGTTCCTTATATTCATGCAAATTGCCGTCATCTCCATCCTTAAGTCGTACCCAACAGTTGGAGATGTTGCTCTCTACATGGCATTTCTGCCAGCCTGGAATCACCTCTATAGAT TTTTAAGAAACATCTTTCTGGTGTCATGCGTGTTATTGGCGTGCTCCGCTCTGTTTCCTGTACTTTGGCATCTTTGGATCTACGCTGGCTCTGCCAACTCCAACTTTTACTACGCCATCACCTTGCTCTTCAATGTTGGACAG ATCTTACTGGTGTCAGACTACTTCTATGCCTACCTGCGTCGAGAACATCACCTGACTCATGGCCTCTACCTGAAGAAGAAGGACGGCACTGAAGCCACACTGGTGTTAAAATGA
- the LOC135770010 gene encoding uncharacterized protein isoform X4 yields the protein MPRATSKVWIHFTPAIVEGKTVYICKYCAKAYVRNATKLQRHVDKCIKGSEAAIPGSYLEYLQNSPAYLPLESLKKVSRNFPELVTQPPCKKAKTDHIPESIRDEAALHVSDDREYEERLRKEAKEEQKEERANLMTMWKEMMEFQGNLLKEFIHHPSVPTPVPCHKRAHYNQSSSSFPSTSTNYMAPYDSPGMETENESAISQEEAEEKYVPSEIPVVLDTPPVNCANDSQSNVTFAPSPPPSQSTEKADLKMSVLRRQEKVLKLQEEYYSLKIKYLKDKMARDQEQNNKGELFC from the exons ATGCCACGTGCGACATCTAAAGTGTGGATTCATTTCACCCCAGCTATTGTTGAAGGAAAGACTGTGTACATTTGCAAATACTGTGCAAAGGCCTATGTTAGGAATGCCACAAAGCTGCAGCGACATGTAGACAAGTGCATAAAGGGCTCAGAAGCAGCAATCCCAG GTTCCTACCTGGAATATTTACAAAATTCTCCAGCTTATCTTCCCTTGGAAAGTCTCAAGAAAGTTTCCCGAAATTTTCCAGAATTAG ttaCTCAACCTCCATGCAAAAAGGCCAAAACTGACCACATTCCTGAATCCATACGGGACGAAGCAGCTCTTCATGTCTCAGATGATAGAGAGTATGAGGAAAGGTTGCGTAAAGAAGCCAAGGAGGAACAGAAGGAAGAAAGGGCAAATCTGATGACTATGTGGAAAGAAATGATGGAGTTCCAGGGGAACCTATTAAAGGAATTTATACACCACCCGTCCGTGCCTACACCCGTGCCTTGCCACAAACGTGCTCATTACAACCAAAGTTCCTCTTCATTTCCAAGCACCAGCACAAACTACATGGCACCATATGACTCACCTGG AATGGAAACTGAAAACGAAAGTGCGATTTCGCAGGAGGAAGCGGAGGAGAAATACGTTCCATCTGAGATTCCTGTCGTCTTGGACACTCCACCTGTGAACTGTGCCAATGACAGCCAATCGAATGTCACATTTGCTCCTTCACCTCCACCCTCACAATCGACAGAAAAGGCAGATCTCAAGATGTCAGTGTTACGCAGACAAGAGAAAGTCTTAAAGCTACAGGAAGAATATTATTCGCTGAAAATCAAATACCTGAAAGATAAGATGGCCAGAGATCAGGAACAGAATAATAAAGGAGAACTCTTTTGTTGA